The Mytilus galloprovincialis chromosome 3, xbMytGall1.hap1.1, whole genome shotgun sequence genomic interval TCCATATTTCATCCATTTCTTGACGTTTTCTTTGGTTAGAACATAACAAATCGGAAAGTCGTGTCAGATATTGAAATCGAAGTCGAGTTATACCGCTGAAGAATGAACGTTTATTCTGTTTCAATAAACGTTCCAATGACTTCAGATTTTGTTATGAAAAGTCAAAAGAGATTCCGATATATTAACCGCGCCATCTTGGATGCTGAAAGAAGCGTGTGGAAGTCCAATAATCATTCAAAATGGTAATTTTGCATTGAAGAAAAAATGCTAAAACAATTTCCCGAAGTTGCTTAAGTCCAACattgatataattttacaaatttaacttACTTTGTGATAACGAAAGTGTTTGGCACCAGAGTACACTACAACTCTGTTGACTTGACTTGTGAAGTCTTGAATTTTGTTTTGGTACAGACACTTGGGTATAAAAGTGGTGGGGTGGCCCATTTTTACAGTGCTCCAAACATCTTATTTTATAAAAGAGATGAATTTTTCATTGATTGTTGACAGACGATATAATACACAAAAGAAGATGTACATATCATGCCcgacaataaataaaattatcaatgttattttaactgatcgggcggaatttatgttttaatttgcataaggacagtctatttgaagatgtgtgtgataaggatgattgctaATCACCTATCGGTGTCATCATGCaaatgaatttacaaaacaatgattgCACACtttattgatgagtttatcctaaaacacctatgttaagatggactggtttattatgaacGAACTAACTAGACTCCgtccagtcaagtgaaataactTGAGTAATACTTacgtggaatgattgccaatggcaatgatacaactctcccaGTAAAGGGACTAACTTGAataagttattagagaaaaataacaaacatgTTGTTATTTTGGGCTTGAATATCAAAATActgtaataacatatgtatgttacatgtttcaaagggacaatatacaAACTTTATTTTGTAAGATTTTCACAATTTCTATTGATATTACAATTTTCTTTATGTATACTTAACATTGTAAAAATATAGCAGTTCATAGTTTACCAATCGTGCATAGTAcacctatgttattacagaaaatatactCCTGGAATAACCAAAGGGTGTTATTACAGCTTCGCTACATCTCTTTAAAGCCTTTACTCAGAGATATATCACAATGTATTTCAATTCATTGTAAGAAATGATGATCAGAACTTGTAATGAGACACTGCACAAGATTCCAAGTAATTCCCAAGGGTCTCATTTACCCTCATATAATTAATTACATGCCTGTAATAACTAAGCCTTGCTATTACAGCTTAATTTTCCCTTAAAggccttgtctcattgatttactatggttgatcaaaattgtattaatggAATTAGAAAATTAGTTATCAAGGTAATATATTAAGCTACTGCGCAAAGTTTCAAGTATTCCCAAGTGCCctcaaaagataaaatatttatgatatatttaactgataacaaacatattactacagattaagaaaaaaagagtaaacaactcatgaaagtgtctgtaataacacatgcatgttatttttctctaatcttatttaagttagacccttgactgtctccacaagagaccaaatgacagaaattaacaacaataggtcactgtggccttcaacaatgagcaaagcccaaactgCATAGTCAGATATGAAAGGCTCCAAAGtaacaaatgtataacaattaaaaccagaaaattaacggccttatttacatgtatgtacaaaaaatgaaagaaaaacaaatatatatatatatatatatgtaacaaatcTTTCTTTCTTTGCTTTGTAAATTCCTCGTCCAGTGtcacaatgttaaaaaatatagaccttatatttatattaaacattAATATAAAAGAAAAGGTGGTAAAGGGATATATTTACAGCAGGCAATTATTTAtcttattagtatacatgtacttaaaaagACATTCGTTATCAGAGTTCGCGAAATCTTTTTTTCCTTGGTGGTCTTTGAAGAAAATCTGCAGGTCCTCACTATTAATTCTATTGataaatactaaaattgtgtcagttCTATTAAAAATTTTGGTGGTGAAATCATGAGGACTGACACTTTTCGCGAACTCTatgtaaacaaatcaacaaacgacaattgcaaccactgaattacaagctcctgacttgagacaggcacatacatacagaaagtggctggttaaatatgttagcgggatcccagccctcccctaacctgggacagtggtgtatcagtacaacacaagaaagaactgtaaaaatcagttgaaaaaggcttaactcatcagatggacacaaatagaaatatatataacaaagacACAAAGTGGATGTGGCCaggtacttgtttatcccaacaTTAAAAAGACAATGAATACTGAACTGAGAATACTCAGTTAaaaacagctagttcaaagccaataacaactaatagaaaaaattatgcatctaagactaaattatcaatcagtacacatccaacatccaatggatttaatgtaaaacagtcataaacagtcagagaaaaacttgaccttgtgcaatgctaagatacaggtatcaacagattgttgatccatgaatgtgtatatgaatataaaaataatatttaggtTGCTTTTAATTTGCTGTTAactaaatcaatattaataccaataaaaacaatattcaatgatcttattacggTGTTGAATTGTTAACCTGTTAGaattatttaaaggagcgataagtttaccaggattgTTTCTAAACTTCTGGGCACAGTatacaacatttccgtaaaaataaggatgtgctgtcccgtttgaaataagttttctacttttaaacttcaaaaccaaatctttatatctatcaCGTCATAATAGACACAGGCATAATGTTAGGTTTTAATGCTTTGCCTAACAGTTATCTAGGAAAGTGTCCTGTCACAAGGATTTCTAACAAGCATCACACCTTCAGCCCTGCGAAAAAACTTATACCTTGCACAGACATTAACTATAAGATGTTGATGTCCACACCTTGTAGTTGCTATTTGTCAAGACCTAACCTAGTCTCAATGGAATAAGCTTACACAACACCACCAGAACCATCAGTTTTCTCCACAGGAACCTTGGCTGATGCAATCCATCAGTCTATTGAACACTGATCAGACCATTGATAGAGTACACAGTCAAATTGTGAGACCTTGAACAGGTAAAGCACAAATTGTTTCACAGGACTTTATGTATTTGACCAATTTTAGTGGGATACTCTACATCAAAATGAAGGGGTTTCAAGTTTAGTGAACTTCTTGGTGACATTAGTAGCATTTATGTTTACTATGGAACTGTCCTTATTATATAATTaacttgaaataattttaataattccAGTCACACACTATCTTATTGGTACAACCGAACAGTCGTCCAGACACAAGAACATACTCGGATTATGAATCATTGAATGAATGTCTAGAAGGTAGGGAGTTTTGTCTAATAgattacatgtatgtacaaatcaatattttaaaagcaCACATATAAATGAGAGCAAGATACATCTCAGAAATAAaattttgttatacatgttaaaaatctatattaaaaaatgttaattgTTTTCTAAAAATCAGACATGTGAAGAGGATTAGGAAAAAAGTCTATATAACTGTTTGTTGCAATATCATAAAAAAGGGAAACACTATGTGGCCCACATTTCAAGCTAAAGGGCCATAAAAATACAACTTCCATATGCAGGGATGTCTTTTAAAGGTAGCAGCTACATGTTATTAACCACAAATAACCAGAAgattcagaaaaacaaaatactGTCAATGAGTTCAATAAGTTTTCCCTTAATTTCTGACAGAAGCAAGAGCTAAAGAGGAGAATAATCATgtaattttgatgaaaaagaaacaaagaataaAATCTCATTCTATTTCAAATCTAGTGTAACTGTTCATTTAGATTTATGGCATGTACAGATGTACGGATGGATAttgaataaagtttttaaaaaaaatgaatatcttAGAACCCTACACAAATCAAAGATTTATTATACTTGATGTCAAGTCTGAAAACATTGtctaaatttttttattttatcaggtATCTGTAAAATTTATGAAGAGCATCTAAAGAGACAGAATCCAGATTGCCCATCCATTACATATGATATCAGTCAGCTGTTCGATTTCATTGACCAACTTACAGATCTTAGCTGTTTAGTGTAAGTGTTCAAATCTTACATATGCATACAGAGGTCATAGGTTAGAATAAAACATGTGCATGTACAATCTAAGGAGCTTGAAAGCTGACAAGTAAGAGTGAAATTGTGTGTTGCTGTAAATTGGACTAAATTATTGTTAAGTTGGatgattttgtaaatgttttatttttgggatacgattgctttcaagcaatctgtagacttttaccgttgactcagggctgcattccctcacgtcaaccgttttattctaaacattcagcaacatctcagattcttatgattatcttgctttaaaaggtaaaaacaagcaaaaggattgaacataaacaactttcctgtaatgttcttctcataatcttcatgtttgatatttcccttgacatatatgcatgtttttaacaacacggaaaatcagaattaaacagtatttatatttagtgttgtttgtataaatttagaaacacgtcagagggaattccccagttttgataaatgcgagagttctctgaattccgataattctatttctgtcatatatataagaactgaagtggagtttttccatattttaccgttatgaaactgatatttgatactgttcataaagaaatggagaaccattcatcatatcatttaataaatgtTCTTGTTCCAAATCGAAAGTCACgagtttgtttatgtattaatgcgcatgcatatagttttcttgatttcaaggggtatcagattgagtggttgctctggattccccgcttcattgattaatttgaaactcatgggattctttctatgtctgtctgctattgagggttattgttgttgcataattttaaatcatatgcatcatttaaattaaaataaatgtagtgtttacctataacaccccttcaaccgaaatggagtcttccatattatcgtttcgagttgtctcccttccgaaAGTGTTATCCATCAAAATCGAATACAATAGGACtcgtcaagaaaaattaactcgtaagatgtcgataaacgtcgtattatattaaaaacgatctcaatttaaacagaggaatgtgtaTGGACATGAGTCATGCCTAcggacccaaaggaaattaatatttaaagagttagaaatggggttcctcctagaattaacggtgataagatacgaagtgaaataccttctctcactctcagtgactgctgtggaaagtaaacttggaattgatagtacaaaaataaaacacaaaataagtacattgctcatacacttgtatccgggattggctatttttaaaattgagtgactattcagattattacattttgcatgggcagttgaattagttttgaaaataatactatccagctgtaccagggcTGCCAAAAAATGCGTGAGATTTACACATGTtaatgagggtctggatggggggggggggggggttctgttattctgtaaacatttaattttcaccccttttttctctaatcattATAAAATTgaccctttttttctctaatcttcaaaaaattagcccctttttctctaatcttcatttatTTTGGCCCGTTATTCTTTCATCttcatttttaagggcattattttttaataatttaaccccatccaaaccctcattcATGCTTTTTTGCGACAGTATCCTTGGATCATTTTTTtccctctttgatcttttcaattttggccaaatctcaggcatttgcttaatgaaaagttggcagaactgctatacatgtgtcaatgaaaactatggcaatcatatccctcagagcattctgctctttgattaccTTATTTCTGATCAAGATAGAATGGCAAAATATACCCTAATGTTCATTGTAAACCTGGTAAATAGGATTAGAATTGGGTGcaaaaaagatatgaaaaattatcctCCAAAGAACTCAGTCATGTTAGTGCCAAAAGGAAGCAATGCTTCAAACAATCAATTCACTTAAAAAGAGAGGGATCTAATTTATAACCAAGTATGTGTTTTGCACTCTTTttcacatattaaaaaaataaagtagcAGTTTGCAGTAGTAGAATgcatataaattaaatgattaaagagCAAAAAATGCATGTAAGAAGTTGGCAGCTTTGTATATGATGCTATATTGACTGGAACAGATGCTGTATTAATGGGATGTGACACtttaaattttccaaaaatatatgcttATTAAATATGTTTTGGACAAAATGCTTAAATTTCTAGAAACAAAATTACCTGTTTACCAGATGCTATATGAAATTTGTGAAAACAGTGTTATCACTATTTTCTCAAATTTCTTTTTCTCTTTCTGTATGAAAATTTTCTGTTTCAAGCTCCAGTGATATGATTTTTTGTCAGTTGGTAAAGAGATTATAAAATGTACGTCAAACTCGGAAAAAAGTTCTTAGCCACATCTGATTTTAGGGCTAATGACTGGTTCATGAAATGGTAACAAAGAAACTCCCTCTCTCTCTGAAAAACTCTTTAAAACATTAATTGATTGACTGAATTTCTGATTACCATCTTATTTTGTCATGATTAATGGTTTTCCTgtagtttatattgatatattgagCAATATTGAGAATTGCTTTTTTATGAAGTTAAATGTGTATCACTATGTTTCATGTTTGCTGtaaactaatacatgtatatgggaTAAGAAAAATAATAGGAATATAAATCAGctgagaaaaaaatttaaaacttggatCTTCCgtttaatatataaatacagcacaagaaaaaataaaaaatctgggAAAAAAAATTGCTGCAAAGTTGTATAGAATGCATTTGGAAAGGGATCAAATTGATTAAAGTATCAgttaaaaaaagttgatttacAATATTTCTACTAGAAAATTTGcttttacatcatgtacatgtttaaTTTTAATACACTGTAAAATCTTCTttcatttagaaaatttaagtATCTGAGAAACAAATAGATTTACATGGTCCTGACACACCACTATGGAGAGTTACCTGCCACTTGCCACCACCGAGAGAAAACAGTCACTATCTTTCATTGcatataatcaatataaaaatgttacTGGTGCTTTGAAGTTTCTGCTTAGACCACACACCACTATGAGGAGTTACTTTTAACCACACAGAGAAAACAGTGAAAATATacatataatcaataaaaaataataccGGTACTTTTAGCTAAGATCAAATAGATGGCATAGTGCTTATACAGTGATTGTTAAACCTGAACTAATAAGTTCATGTACCCTCTAGAAAAATGTTTGATGTGAATGTTttgtttacaatatttatatttacagttttcaGAAGAATACAGGAAGTTACTCCCCTCACAACAAAGAATGGCTAAAAGAGAAAGTCTACATCTTGTTAAGGAAACAAGCATAAAAGTATGCATTCTCAGTTATTTAGATATAAATTACGTTAAAACTTATTATTTATTCTGTGAAAATTTATTGGTAACCCAAAGCGGTTCattgaaaatgatttaaaatttgcatacatagaTGTCATTGGATATGGAAACCTTTGGGTTACTATCCTGTATTACTGCTTGATAGTGCAAACTAAATTTATATTCTATATTTCAGGTTCCAGAAGAACTATGGCAGCTATGTTCCACACAATAAAGATTGGTTAAAAGAGAAAATTTATATAATGTTAAGGAAACAAGCAGGGAAGTGAAGAAGATGATCATCATCATATGTTTCATTGTGTGACTGGGAGGAGAGACTGactttgttatgtttttatacattttgtttatgaGAGATTgcataaagtgtttttttttttattttgttgatatgCACATTGAAAGAAACTTTTCTTACTGAAATGTATTGGAAATGAAGcttgtatattaaatgaaatataggtatttttaattattctataAAAACTTTTACTGCCTGGTTTTACAGAAATAAGGGAGGGGAGGCAATAAGGACAGGTACAGCATTAAATGGCTGACTTGTATGCCTATATTTTCAACAGATATGTCATGTGTCAGCAATTAAATATCATTTTAGTTTTCTAATTACATGAATAATATTGGGAATCAGTAGGTATTTATGTATACTTCAAAACTTTGTTAGTAGAAATTAATAGGTAATACTCATTGAAAttatctgatttaaaaaaaaatgac includes:
- the LOC143067877 gene encoding enhancer of rudimentary homolog isoform X2 — protein: MSHTILLVQPNSRPDTRTYSDYESLNECLEGICKIYEEHLKRQNPDCPSITYDISQLFDFIDQLTDLSCLVFQKNTGSYSPHNKEWLKEKVYILLRKQA
- the LOC143067877 gene encoding enhancer of rudimentary homolog isoform X1 translates to MSHTILLVQPNSRPDTRTYSDYESLNECLEGICKIYEEHLKRQNPDCPSITYDISQLFDFIDQLTDLSCLVFQKNYGSYVPHNKDWLKEKIYIMLRKQAGK